A window from Candidatus Methylarchaceae archaeon HK02M2 encodes these proteins:
- the ndhC gene encoding NADH-quinone oxidoreductase subunit A, producing MDSNYFDLLALTIYFILSAVVPIGLYSAGLLLGEKKPSTEKNMSFACGQVPVGEAHMRITIQYYPYVLIYGVFTAFAILMLVSAPGLADLELKTKLFGPIGIPFITIGILTLVALVASDALRRFKLWRK from the coding sequence ATACTTCATTCTGTCGGCTGTAGTCCCTATAGGTCTTTACAGTGCAGGTTTACTTTTAGGCGAAAAAAAGCCAAGCACAGAGAAGAACATGTCATTCGCTTGTGGACAAGTACCAGTGGGAGAAGCACATATGAGGATTACAATACAATATTACCCTTATGTACTCATATATGGTGTATTTACAGCTTTTGCGATCCTCATGCTTGTTTCTGCGCCGGGATTAGCTGACCTTGAATTGAAAACAAAGTTGTTTGGTCCGATAGGGATTCCGTTCATAACAATAGGCATATTGACATTGGTGGCGTTAGTTGCATCAGATGCCTTAAGACGTTTCAAGTTATGGAGGAAGTAA